A part of Melittangium boletus DSM 14713 genomic DNA contains:
- a CDS encoding TIGR02265 family protein, whose product MTDKGSPQELEERLALTAPEDTLRGFFFTGVLEQVRPLGDPELLRRCVEAAGGDRFMFFFSYSAKAMTRLLYTAAWSLRGSQGDFGQVMRHLGQEIAPDYLESGAGRVLVLLSGGEPRRLLNGFPSAYRTAVRHGDCLVTWMGPNAARVTIQGSPLPAEYYEGAVRGVFACTKVAQVATVSRQVSLLLTEVDVSW is encoded by the coding sequence ATGACGGACAAGGGCTCACCCCAGGAACTGGAAGAGCGGTTGGCGCTGACCGCGCCCGAGGACACCCTCCGGGGCTTCTTCTTCACCGGGGTGTTGGAGCAGGTGCGGCCCCTGGGCGACCCGGAACTGCTGCGCCGCTGCGTGGAGGCGGCGGGCGGGGACCGGTTCATGTTCTTCTTCAGCTACTCCGCGAAGGCCATGACGCGGCTCTTGTACACGGCGGCCTGGTCCCTGCGGGGGTCCCAGGGGGACTTCGGCCAGGTGATGCGGCACCTGGGCCAGGAAATCGCTCCGGACTACCTGGAGTCCGGGGCGGGGCGGGTGCTGGTGCTGCTGTCCGGAGGTGAGCCGCGGCGGCTGCTCAATGGTTTTCCCTCGGCCTACCGCACCGCGGTGCGGCATGGGGACTGTCTGGTGACGTGGATGGGACCGAACGCCGCGCGCGTCACCATCCAGGGCAGCCCCCTGCCGGCCGAGTATTACGAGGGCGCGGTGCGGGGCGTCTTCGCGTGCACCAAGGTCGCCCAGGTAGCGACCGTGTCGCGGCAGGTCAGCCTGCTGCTCACCGAGGTCGACGTGTCATGGTAG
- a CDS encoding alpha/beta fold hydrolase, with the protein MRRVVELKEMGGQGPRVLMLPGLGARGAGFEALSARLSRVSRPLLVEYPEGPHAARGAGALANEVLSAAGPVDAVVASSFGGMVAAHLAVAGAVRGVAFLGSFTRPEHLGPRGRLISMMGPIAVLGRPGPLSAALASWKPIAFSRVPEVVPTTRLERMTTLHRAFAIPREPPPPPLRELSVSCVCIQGSHDVLVPAASMARLAASLPPGTPQHLLRGAGHVPYFTHPEDCARLLTPWLAALAPPAEVSSAA; encoded by the coding sequence ATGCGGCGAGTCGTGGAACTCAAGGAGATGGGGGGCCAGGGCCCCCGAGTGTTGATGTTGCCCGGCCTGGGGGCGCGAGGCGCGGGCTTCGAGGCGCTCTCCGCCCGGCTCTCGCGGGTGTCGCGGCCCCTGCTCGTCGAATACCCCGAGGGCCCTCATGCGGCGCGGGGCGCGGGAGCGCTCGCGAACGAAGTGCTCTCGGCCGCGGGCCCCGTGGACGCGGTGGTGGCGAGCTCCTTCGGCGGCATGGTGGCCGCGCACCTGGCCGTGGCGGGCGCCGTGCGCGGCGTGGCCTTCCTCGGCTCCTTCACCCGGCCCGAGCACCTGGGGCCGCGCGGCCGTTTGATCTCGATGATGGGACCCATCGCGGTGCTGGGACGGCCGGGTCCCCTGTCGGCGGCCCTGGCCTCGTGGAAGCCCATCGCCTTCTCCCGGGTGCCCGAGGTGGTGCCCACCACGCGGCTCGAGCGGATGACCACGCTCCACCGCGCCTTCGCCATCCCGCGCGAGCCTCCTCCGCCACCGCTGCGCGAGCTGTCCGTGTCGTGCGTGTGCATCCAGGGCAGCCACGACGTGCTGGTCCCCGCGGCCTCCATGGCGCGGCTGGCGGCCTCGCTGCCACCGGGCACGCCCCAGCATCTGCTGCGGGGCGCGGGCCACGTGCCCTACTTCACCCACCCCGAGGACTGCGCGCGCCTGCTCACCCCATGGCTCGCGGCGCTGGCGCCCCCGGCGGAAGTGTCCTCGGCGGCGTAA
- a CDS encoding LysR family transcriptional regulator yields the protein MQLESLKMFCDVVETGSFSRAAQLNHVTQSAVSQQIRALENRYEQKLLSRSARQVTPTPAGERLFRGCKEILARFSEVEQEIREQSTEVQGTTTVSTIYSVGLHELRNVQKQLLKTHPKVNMRLNYRRNDQVYDDVILGAAEIGIVAYPQPRAGVDIHPFRDDKLAVVCAPNHPFATKSKVSLTALSGVPFIAFDREAPTRKALDRLVREKNLDLNPVMEIDNVETIKRAVEMGIGVAILPMATVSAEVAQGSLVSKPFAEGVVSRPIGLLIRKGKYLDRASAAVLEAFKLAEAAVEEA from the coding sequence ATGCAGCTTGAATCCCTGAAGATGTTCTGTGACGTGGTGGAGACGGGTTCCTTCTCGCGAGCCGCGCAGCTCAACCACGTGACGCAGTCGGCGGTGAGTCAGCAGATCCGCGCCCTGGAGAACCGGTACGAGCAGAAGTTGCTGTCGCGCAGCGCGCGGCAGGTGACTCCGACGCCCGCCGGCGAGCGCCTGTTCCGGGGGTGCAAGGAGATCCTCGCCCGCTTCTCCGAGGTAGAGCAGGAGATCCGCGAGCAGTCCACCGAGGTGCAAGGCACCACGACGGTGTCCACCATCTATTCGGTGGGTCTGCACGAGCTGCGCAATGTGCAGAAGCAGCTGCTCAAGACGCACCCCAAGGTGAACATGCGCCTGAACTACCGGCGCAATGATCAGGTGTACGACGACGTCATCCTGGGCGCGGCGGAGATTGGCATCGTCGCCTACCCGCAGCCGCGCGCGGGCGTGGACATCCACCCCTTCCGCGACGACAAGCTGGCGGTGGTGTGCGCCCCCAACCACCCCTTCGCCACCAAGAGCAAGGTGAGCCTCACGGCGCTCTCCGGCGTGCCCTTCATCGCCTTCGACCGCGAGGCCCCCACGCGCAAGGCGCTGGACAGGCTCGTGCGCGAGAAGAACCTGGACCTGAATCCGGTGATGGAGATCGACAACGTCGAGACCATCAAGCGCGCGGTGGAGATGGGCATCGGCGTGGCCATCCTGCCCATGGCCACGGTGTCGGCCGAGGTGGCGCAGGGCTCGCTCGTGTCCAAGCCCTTCGCCGAGGGCGTGGTGTCGCGGCCCATCGGACTGCTCATCCGCAAGGGCAAGTACCTGGACCGCGCCTCCGCCGCGGTGCTCGAGGCCTTCAAGCTCGCCGAGGCCGCGGTCGAGGAGGCCTGA
- a CDS encoding MJ1255/VC2487 family glycosyltransferase, translated as MRILYGVVGEGMGHATRSRVLLEELTREHEVQIVVSGRAKDYLAKRFEHVHGIWGLTLAYEGNSVKKLQTLLQNVTGAVKGWPHNIRQYFELVESFKPDVVVSDFESFSYLFGRNHRLPVISVDNMQIINRCSHAPELLAGWEDAFEGTRALVKSKLPGCFHYLTTTFFYPPVRKERTTLLPSILRPEILAAKSEPGEHLLVYQTSTTNTALPDILKQSGLPCHIYGLRRDLTEDLRDGNLLYRPFSEKGFIDDLRTARAVVAGGGYTLMSEAVYLHKPMLALPVQGQFEQVLNALYLEKLGYGMYAPTLTLDGLKDFLQRVPRCEEALKGYEQEGNVKMIAALREQLARAAEDKGHWWDTAERDGLVKS; from the coding sequence ATGCGAATCCTCTACGGTGTCGTCGGCGAAGGCATGGGGCACGCCACCCGCTCTCGCGTTCTGCTCGAGGAACTCACCCGCGAGCACGAGGTGCAGATCGTCGTCTCCGGACGCGCCAAGGACTACCTGGCCAAGCGCTTCGAGCACGTGCACGGCATCTGGGGGCTCACCCTGGCCTATGAGGGCAACTCGGTGAAGAAGCTGCAGACGCTCCTGCAGAACGTCACCGGGGCGGTGAAGGGCTGGCCGCACAACATCCGCCAGTACTTCGAGCTGGTGGAGAGCTTCAAGCCGGACGTGGTGGTGAGCGACTTCGAGAGCTTCAGCTACCTCTTCGGCCGCAATCACCGCCTGCCCGTCATCAGCGTGGACAACATGCAGATCATCAACCGGTGCAGTCACGCGCCGGAGCTGCTCGCGGGTTGGGAGGACGCGTTCGAGGGCACACGCGCGCTCGTGAAGTCGAAGCTCCCCGGGTGCTTCCACTACCTGACCACCACGTTCTTCTATCCGCCCGTGCGCAAGGAGCGCACGACGCTGCTGCCCTCCATCCTCCGGCCGGAAATCCTCGCCGCGAAGTCCGAGCCCGGCGAGCACCTGCTCGTCTATCAGACCTCCACCACCAACACCGCGCTGCCGGACATCCTCAAGCAGAGCGGACTGCCCTGCCACATCTACGGTCTGCGGCGCGATCTCACCGAGGACCTGCGCGATGGCAACCTGCTCTACCGTCCGTTCAGCGAGAAGGGCTTCATCGATGACCTGCGCACCGCGCGCGCGGTGGTGGCCGGGGGCGGCTACACGCTCATGAGCGAGGCGGTCTACCTGCACAAGCCCATGCTCGCGCTGCCCGTGCAGGGCCAGTTCGAACAGGTGCTCAACGCCCTCTACCTGGAGAAGCTGGGCTACGGCATGTACGCGCCCACGCTCACCCTGGACGGACTGAAGGACTTCCTCCAGCGCGTCCCCCGGTGCGAGGAGGCCTTGAAGGGCTACGAGCAGGAGGGGAACGTGAAGATGATCGCCGCCCTGCGGGAACAGCTCGCCCGCGCCGCCGAGGACAAGGGCCACTGGTGGGACACCGCGGAGCGCGACGGGCTCGTGAAGAGCTGA
- a CDS encoding SDR family NAD(P)-dependent oxidoreductase produces MARRNKKDASRITLGALAAAGMSAVMGLRALRKQHVSFSGRTVLVTGGSRGLGLVMARQFVAEGARVVLCAREEVELARARDELQRAGGEVMAIPCDVTDRVQVEAMVSRVHERFGAVDVLVNNAGLIQVGPLESMNEEDFDEAMNVHFWGPLYTTLAVLPEMKRRGWGRIVNVSSIGGRVSVPHLLPYSASKFALAGLSDGLRVELAQDGILVTTVCPGLMRTGSPPNAFFKGDHEAEYAWFVLGDSLPGTSMSAERAARKILEACRRGDAEALVGLSAKVAALARTLAPNMTAAMLAQFNRMLPQDGSTERFRGSDSETPLTRSWVTQLTRWAAQRNNELLH; encoded by the coding sequence ATGGCTCGACGGAACAAGAAGGACGCATCGCGCATCACGCTGGGGGCCCTGGCCGCCGCGGGGATGAGCGCGGTGATGGGGTTGAGGGCCCTGCGCAAACAGCACGTGAGCTTTTCGGGGCGCACGGTGCTGGTGACGGGTGGCTCGCGGGGACTGGGATTGGTGATGGCAAGGCAGTTCGTGGCCGAGGGCGCCCGGGTGGTGCTCTGCGCTCGGGAAGAGGTGGAGCTGGCGCGTGCCCGGGACGAGTTGCAACGCGCCGGTGGCGAGGTGATGGCCATTCCCTGCGACGTGACGGATCGCGTACAGGTGGAGGCGATGGTGTCCCGGGTGCACGAGCGCTTCGGCGCGGTGGATGTGCTGGTGAACAACGCCGGCCTCATCCAGGTGGGGCCATTGGAGTCCATGAACGAGGAGGACTTCGACGAGGCGATGAACGTGCACTTCTGGGGACCGCTGTACACGACCCTGGCGGTGCTGCCGGAGATGAAGCGACGGGGCTGGGGACGCATCGTGAACGTGTCGTCCATTGGCGGGCGCGTGAGCGTGCCGCACCTGCTGCCCTACAGCGCGAGCAAGTTCGCGCTGGCGGGATTGTCGGACGGGCTGCGCGTGGAGCTGGCACAGGACGGCATCCTGGTGACGACGGTGTGTCCGGGGTTGATGCGCACGGGCAGCCCGCCCAACGCGTTCTTCAAGGGCGACCACGAGGCGGAGTACGCGTGGTTCGTCCTGGGCGATTCCCTGCCGGGCACGTCGATGAGCGCGGAGCGGGCGGCGCGGAAGATCCTCGAGGCCTGCCGCCGGGGTGACGCGGAGGCACTGGTGGGGCTCTCGGCGAAGGTCGCGGCCCTGGCCCGGACATTGGCCCCCAACATGACGGCGGCGATGCTGGCCCAGTTCAACCGGATGCTGCCGCAGGATGGCAGCACCGAGCGCTTCCGCGGCAGCGACAGCGAGACGCCCCTCACCCGCTCATGGGTGACGCAGCTCACGCGGTGGGCGGCCCAGCGCAATAACGAACTGCTGCACTGA
- a CDS encoding TlpA family protein disulfide reductase, with protein MSALDVPLTLLDPEGGWINAPVHVHQLHGRPVLLHFWNERDVGSRARLSRFKSLLEEFQPLGLQVISVHVPLPGEERGRALDTNRLETLAKRLGFRHPVAADDGSMATAYGVEGTPAYLLYDGALVMRLRVMGEDALESVLRPLLRQLIRSESTSSGAIAP; from the coding sequence ATGTCCGCACTCGACGTTCCATTGACTCTGCTGGATCCCGAAGGCGGTTGGATCAACGCCCCGGTGCACGTCCACCAACTGCACGGCCGGCCCGTGCTCCTGCACTTCTGGAACGAACGGGACGTGGGCAGCCGGGCCCGGCTCTCCCGGTTCAAATCCCTGCTGGAGGAGTTCCAACCCCTGGGACTCCAGGTCATCAGCGTGCACGTGCCACTGCCTGGCGAGGAGCGTGGGCGCGCACTGGATACGAACCGTCTGGAGACCTTGGCGAAGCGGCTGGGCTTCCGCCACCCCGTGGCGGCGGATGACGGCTCCATGGCCACGGCGTATGGCGTGGAGGGGACGCCGGCCTACCTCCTCTATGACGGCGCGCTCGTCATGCGGTTGCGCGTCATGGGCGAGGACGCACTGGAGTCCGTGCTGAGGCCCCTGCTGAGGCAGCTCATCCGCTCCGAATCCACTTCCTCGGGCGCCATCGCGCCCTGA